Genomic window (Bacillus vallismortis):
GCTCTTCACGTAATCAGCGGAATACACGTCCGCATTTTCTTCTGTCGTCAGGACACCGACTCGTCTTCCGTCCTGTTGATATTCTTGAATGAGGTGCTGAATGCGCTCAGGGCTGCCTTCGCAAATGGCAAGCGGCGCTGTCGGCGCATAATGTGTATATTTCATCCCTGGAGAAATCGGCTTCTCATTTTGATCACTGAGCCCTTTATCCACAAGGATCGGTCCAATCTCCGCTTCAATTTGTTCTTTCGTAATGCCGCCCGGGCGCAGGAGAACGGGGATGTCTCCCTCACATGAAAGGACGGTCGATTCGACCCCAATCCCGGTAGGGCCTCCGTCCATCATTCCAGCTATGCGGCCATCCAAGTCGTGAGCCACATGCTCGGCCTTTGTCGGACTTGGCTTACCTGACAGATTGGCGCTCGGTGCCGCAATCGGCAACCCCGACGCGCGAATCAATGCAAGGGCAAGCGGATGATCCGGCATCCTAATGGCAACCGTTTCAAGCCCTGCCGTTACACGAGGTGAGAGCGCACTAGGTTTGC
Coding sequences:
- a CDS encoding L-threonylcarbamoyladenylate synthase; this encodes MKTKRWFVDATDELSTNDPQIAQAAALLRENEVVAFPTETVYGLGANAKDTDAVKKIYEAKGRPSDNPLIVHIADISQLDDLTGPAPEKAKTLMNRFWPGALTLILPCKPSALSPRVTAGLETVAIRMPDHPLALALIRASGLPIAAPSANLSGKPSPTKAEHVAHDLDGRIAGMMDGGPTGIGVESTVLSCEGDIPVLLRPGGITKEQIEAEIGPILVDKGLSDQNEKPISPGMKYTHYAPTAPLAICEGSPERIQHLIQEYQQDGRRVGVLTTEENADVYSADYVKSCGRRAQLETVAAGLYDALRSFDEKKVDFIIAESFPDTGVGLAIMNRLMKAAGGKVIR